One window of Ziziphus jujuba cultivar Dongzao chromosome 5, ASM3175591v1 genomic DNA carries:
- the LOC125423036 gene encoding protein PIGMENT DEFECTIVE 338, chloroplastic, producing MTILLHPCKSFGFPNSLLTLNNFNIVHNRLQSSTFSSIPKRSVSKPSPFSPFSSSGSSSSFNFASNLPTLGSTLSTFCSRNEAFDGFSSAHLSYKSEEDGIVENEELGLLNKPSPLPFENGSVSEVDSEELDKDKALEPFLKFFKPRDSVEDVEEEKEESELEIPEGKSDMDDKNEEAKKVHVEYYEPKPGDFVVGVVVSGNENKLDVNVGADLLGTMLTKEVLPLYGKELEFILCDMNKNAEEFLVPGKMGIVKNDEALTGVPLPGRPVVETGTVLFAEVLGRTLSGRPLLSTRRLFRRIAWHRVRQIKQLNEPIEVRITEWNTGGLLTRIEGLRAFLPKAELLNRVNNFTELKENVGRKMYVQITRIDETKNDLILSEKEAWEMLHLREGTLLDGTVKRIFPYGAQIRIADTNRSGLVHISNITRARITSVSDMLAVDEKVKVLVVKSMFPDKISLSIADLESEPGLFISDKERVFSEAEMMAKKYRQKLPAILGTRRSEPSPGNALNFDNEATMYANWRWFKFERESEPN from the exons atgactaTCCTTCTTCACCCCTGTAAGTCTTTCGGCTTTCCAAACTCATTACTTACGCTTAACAATTTCAATATCGTTCACAACAGACTTCAAAGTTCAACTTTTTCTAGCATCCCCAAACGCTCAGTTTCAAAACCCTCTCCTTTTAGTCCATTTTCCTCTTCTGGGTCGTCTTCAAGCTTCAATTTTGCTTCGAATTTGCCAACTTTGGGAAGTACTCTGTCTACCTTTTGCTCTAGGAACGAGGCTTTTGATGGTTTTTCGAGTGCCCATTTGTCTTATAAGTCTGAAGAGGATGGAATTGTAGAGAATGAAGAGCTTGGATTGCTAAATAAGCCATCTCCCTTACCTTTTGAAAACGGGTCTGTTTCAGAAGTAGATAGTGAAGAACTTGATAAAGACAAGGCTTTGGAGccttttttgaagttttttaaGCCTAGAGATTCTGTGGAGGATGTGGAAGAGGAAAAGGAGGAAAGTGAATTAGAAATTCCCGAGGGAAAAAGTGATATGGATGACAAGAACGAGGAAGCTAAGAAGGTTCATGTAGAGTATTATGAGCCGAAACCGGGTGATTTTGTGGTAGGTGTTGTTGTTTCTGGGAATGAGAATAAACTTGATGTGAATGTTGGGGCTGACTTATTGGGTACAATGTTAACTAAGGAGGTTCTACCTTTGTATGGCAAAGAATTGGAATTCATATTATGTGATATGAATAAGAATGCTGAGGAATTTCTGGTTCCGGGAAAAATGGGAATTGTGAAAAATGATGAAGCTCTAACTGGGGTACCATTGCCAGGGAGGCCTGTAGTGGAGACTGGAACCGTTTTATTTGCTGAGGTTCTTGGTAGGACACTTAGTGGCCGACCATTGCTTTCTACAAGACGGCTCTTCCGGAGGATTGCTTGGCATCGAGTGAGGCAG ATAAAACAACTTAATGAACCAATTGAGGTTAGAATTACAGAGTGGAATACTGGGGGCCTTCTCACAAGAATTGAG GGCTTGCGAGCTTTTCTTCCAAAAGCTGAATTATTGAATAGAGTGAACAACTTTACTGAGTTGAAGGAAAAT GTGGGGCGCAAGATGTATGTGCAGATTACACGAATAGATGAAACTAAGAATGATTTGATACTGAGTGAGAAGGAAGCTTGG GAAATGTTACATCTTAGAGAAGGAACACTTTTAGATGGAACGGTTAAGAGAATTTTTCCATATGGAGCACAGATAAGGATAGCTGACACAAACAGAAG TGGCCTGGTGCATATTTCAAACATCACACGAGCCCGAATTACTTCTGTCAGTGACATGCTTGCGGTTGATGAGAAGGTTAAGGTTCTAGTTGTGAAGTCAATGTTTCCGGACAAAATCTCTCTCAG TATTGCAGACCTGGAAAGTGAGCCTGGCCTCTTTATATCAGACAAGGAG AGAGTATTTTCTGAGGCTGAAATGATGGCAAAGAAATACAGGCAAAAGCTACCTGCTATTTTAGGCACTCGCAGGTCAGAACCCTCTCCAGGCAATGCTCTAAATTTTGATAATGAGGCAACCATGTATGCAAATTGGAGGTGGTTCAAATTTGAAAGAGAAAGTGAACCAAACTGA
- the LOC107421572 gene encoding LRR receptor-like serine/threonine-protein kinase RGI5 translates to MEKLTHFHTTTASSYSSLFNIFSLFLFCLITLCLSSSSSSSSSLSSDGEALLSLLSSVDPSVKETSSVLSSWNPSSSTPCSWQGITCSPQNRVISLSLPNIFLNLSSLPSQLSSLSSLQLLNLSSTNVSGAIPPSFGQLTNLRVLDLSSNSLFGSIPSELGNLVSLQFLFLDSNRLSGRIPPQLSNLTSLQVLCLQDNLINGSIPSQLGSLLSLQQFRVGGNPYLTGEIPSQLGSLTNLTTFGAAATGLSGVIPATFGKLINLQTLALYDTDVFGSIPPELGLCLEMRNLYLHMNKLTGSIPSQLGKLQKLTSLLLWGNSLSGKIPPEISNISSLVVLDVSANDLSGEIPGDLGKLVVLEQLHLSDNLLTGSIPWQLSNCTSLTALQLDKNQLTGTIPWQVGELKYLQNFFLWGNSVSGTIPSSFGNCSELYALDLSRNKLTGSIPEEIFGLKKLSKLLLLGNSLSGELPKSVSNCQSLVRLRLGENQLSGQIPKEIGQLENLVFLDLYMNRFSGGLPPEIANITVLELLDVHNNYISGEIPSQLGELVNLEQLDLSRNSFSGSIPWSFGNFSYLNKLILNNNLLTGSIPKSIRSLQKLTLLDLSFNNLSGEIPPEIGYVTSLTISLDLSSNGFTGEIPETFSDLKQLQSLDLSHNILFGRIKVLGSLTSLTSLNISYNNFSGPIPVTPFFRTISSDSYLQNPKLCQSVDGSTCSSSLTQKNGLKSAKTVAIISVILTSVTIAVLASWILVVRNHRYMVEKSSTNAASSPGAEDFSYPWTFIPFQKLSFSIDNILDCLKDENVIGKGCSGVVYKAEMPNGELIAVKKLWKTKQDEEPIDSFTAEIQILGHIRHRNIVKLIGYCSNKSIKLLLYNYISNGNLQQLLQGNRNLDWETRYKIAVGSAQGLAYLHHDCVPAILHRDVKCNNILLDSKYEAYLADFGLAKLMNSPNYHHAMSRVAGSYGYIAPEYGYTMNITEKSDVYSYGVVLLEILSGRSAVESQLGDGLHIVEWVKKKMGSFEPAVSILDTKLQGLPDQMVQEMLQTLGIAMFCVNSSPTERPTMKEVVALLMEVKSPPEEWGKTSQPLIKQSSNQG, encoded by the exons ATGGAAAAACTCACCCATTTCCATACCACCACcgcttcttcttattcttctctgTTTAATATCTTTTCCTTGTTCTTGTTCTGTTTAATAACTCTctgtctttcttcttcttcttcttcttcttcatctctgTCTTCTGATGGAGAAGCTCTTCTTTCCCTTCTTTCTTCTGTTGATCCTTCTGTTAAAGAAACCTCCTCTGTTCTTTCCTCATGGAACCCATCAAGCTCAACACCATGTTCATGGCAAGGGATTACTTGCTCTCCACAAAACAGAGTCATTTCCCTTTCTCTGCCAAACATTTTCCTCAACCTTTCCTCTCTTCCTTCTCAGCTCTCTTCCCTCTCATCTCTGCAACTTCTTAACCTCTCATCCACCAATGTCTCTGGTGCTATTCCACCATCTTTTGGCCAACTCACTAATCTTCGTGTTCTCGACCTCTCTTCCAATTCCCTTTTCGGTTCCATTCCTTCAGAGCTCGGGAATCTCGTCTCTCTTCAGTTCCTTTTCTTGGACTCCAACAGATTGTCTGGTAGGATACCTCCGCAGCTCTCAAACCTCACTTCATTGCAAGTTCTTTGTCTGCAAGACAATCTCATAAACGGTTCAATACCATCGCAATTAGGCTCTTTGCTTTCTCTCCAACAGTTTCGTGTCGGTGGCAATCCATATCTAACCGGAGAGATTCCATCACAGTTAGGATCGCTGACTAATCTTACTACATTTGGCGCTGCTGCAACTGGACTTTCCGGTGTGATTCCAGCAACATTTGGGAAGTTGATCAATCTCCAAACATTGGCTCTTTATGATACCGACGTTTTCGGTTCGATACCGCCTGAGCTTGGACTGTGTTTGGAGATGAGGAATTTGTATTTGCATATGAACAAGCTCACTGGTTCAATACCTTCTCAACTGGGTAAGTTGCAGAAATTAACCAGCTTGCTTCTTTGGGGGAATTCATTGTCTGGTAAAATACCTCCAGAGATTTCGAACATTTCTTCACTTGTTGTTCTCGATGTCTCTGCTAATGATCTTTCTGGTGAGATTCCTGGTGATTTGGGAAAGCTAGTTGTTCTTGAACAGCTTCATCTTTCAGACAATTTGCTTACAGGAAGTATTCCATGGCAGTTGAGTAACTGTACAAGCTTGACCGCTCTTCAGCTTGATAAGAATCAATTAACAGGTACAATTCCATGGCAGGTTGGTGAATTGAAGTACCTGCAGAATTTCTTTTTGTGGGGGAATTCTGTTTCTGGTACCATACCATCATCGTTTGGAAACTGCTCTGAGCTCTATGCGCTTGATCTTTCAAGGAACAAGCTTACCGGATCAATCCCGGAAGAGATTTTCGGTTTGAAGAAGCTGAGcaagcttcttcttcttgggAATTCATTATCCGGAGAATTACcaaaaagtgtctcaaattgtCAATCACTAGTCAGGTTGAGGCTAGGAGAGAATCAACTTTCTGGTCAAATCCCAAAAGAGATTGGTCAACTAGAAAATCTTGTTTTCCTTGATTTGTACATGAATCGTTTCTCTGGTGGACTTCCTCCTGAGATTGCCAACATCACAGTTCTTGAGCTATTGGATGTTCATAACAACTATATAAGTGGAGAAATTCCTTCACAGCTTGGAGAGCTTGTGAATTTGGAGCAGCTTGATCTTAGCAGGAACAGCTTCAGTGGTAGCATTCCATGGAGCTTTGGAAATTTCAGTTACTTGAACAAGCTCATCCTCAACAATAACTTACTCACGGGTTCAATACCAAAATCTATTCGAAGCTTGCAGAAGCTTACTCTGCTTGATTTGAGCTTCAATAACCTTTCTGGTGAAATCCCACCTGAGATTGGTTATGTGACAAGCTTGACAATCAGTTTGGATTTGAGCTCAAATGGATTTACTGGTGAAATCCCCGAGACATTTTCTGATTTGAAGCAATTACAGTCCCTTGATCTTTCTCATAACATTTTATTTGGAAGAATCAAGGTTCTTGGTTCCTTAACTAGTCTCACTTCTCTTAATATCTCCTACAACAATTTCTCGGGTCCTATTCCGGTTACACCATTTTTCAGAACCATATCTTCCGATTCATATCTGCAGAACCCAAAACTTTGTCAATCTGTTGATGGTTCTACTTGTTCTTCAAGTCTAACGCAAAAGAATGGATTGAAATCTGCAAaaaccgtggcaataatatctgTGATTCTGACTTCAGTTACCATAGCGGTTCTTGCTTCATGGATTCTTGTTGTGAGGAATCATAGGTATATGGTAGAGAAATCTTCAACAAACGCAGCTTCTTCACCAGGAGCTGAGGATTTCTCTTATCCTTGGACTTTCATACCATTTCAAAAGCTCAGTTTCTCCATTGATAACATCCTGGATTGCTTGAAAGACGAAAACGTGATTGGGAAAGGTTGTTCTGGAGTAGTCTACAAGGCAGAAATGCCTAATGGTGAATTGATTGCTGTTAAAAAGCTGTGGAAGACGAAACAAGATGAAGAACCCATCGATTCATTTACAGCAGAGATTCAAATTCTTGGTCACATCCGCCATAGGAACATTGTTAAGCTCATAGGGTATTGTTCAAATAAAAGCATCAAGCTTCTTCTCTACAACTACATTTCAAATGGTAACCTACAACAGCTATTGCAAGGGAATAGAAACTTGGATTGGGAAACAAGGTATAAAATTGCAGTTGGTTCAGCTCAAGGTCTAGCTTATCTTCATCATGATTGTGTCCCAGCTATTCTTCATAGAGATGTCAAATGCAATAACATACTTCTAGATTCCAAGTATGAAGCTTATCTTGCAGATTTTGGCCTTGCAAAGTTGATGAATTCTCCAAATTACCATCATGCAATGTCCAGAGTAGCTGGCTCCTACGGTTATATTGCCCCAG AATATGGCTACACAATGAACATAACAGAGAAGAGTGATGTCTACAGTTATGGTGTGGTGTTGCTGGAGATACTAAGCGGTCGAAGCGCAGTTGAGTCTCAATTAGGAGATGGTCTGCATATTGTTGAATGGGTGAAGAAAAAGATGGGAAGTTTTGAACCAGCTGTATCGATACTCGATACGAAACTCCAAGGTTTGCCTGATCAAATGGTGCAAGAGATGCTTCAGACGCTTGGAATAGCTATGTTTTGTGTAAACTCTTCACCCACCGAACGGCCTACCATGAAGGAAGTTGTGGCATTGTTAATGGAGGTTAAGAGTCCACCTGAGGAATGGGGAAAAACTTCACAACCACTAATAAAACAGTCCTCAAATCAAGGTTGA
- the LOC107421573 gene encoding embryogenesis-like protein: MLCVLCSIGQPTKNMHQLSQISIRKLLFRHPLNRLPKPTSISTLNSLTTTSTRRFANSAPLPKPGISDILTCINQRFLHPNISISPTQFVSLPNTREYSSEPGGDSVAEFDENKEVDMINLKFAEAREEIEMAMESKETVYFDEEAECARAAVKEVLDMFEGLLAKLPESNKAALQRSMGLKIEQLKAELQQLND, translated from the coding sequence ATGCTCTGCGTTCTTTGCTCGATTGGccaaccaaccaaaaatatgcaTCAACTTTCACAAATTTCGATCCGTAAATTGTTATTCAGACACCCTTTGAATCGACTCCCAAAACCCACTTCCATTTCTACCCTCAACTCGCTCACAACCACTTCAACTCGGCGATTTGCAAACTCGGCTCCATTGCCCAAACCCGGGATTTCCGATATTCTAACCTGTATTAACCAACGTTTTCTTCACCCAAATATCTCAATTTCACCGACCCAGTTCGTATCTCTCCCTAATACGAGAGAATACAGTAGCGAACCGGGTGGTGATTCAGTTGCTGAGTTTGACGAGAACAAAGAGGTGGATATGATCAACCTCAAGTTTGCAGAGGCAAGGGAGGAGATAGAGATGGCTATGGAGTCGAAAGAGACTGTCTACTTTGATGAAGAAGCTGAGTGTGCCCGTGCTGCTGTTAAGGAAGTGCTGGATATGTTTGAGGGGCTATTGGCTAAGTTGCCAGAGAGCAATAAAGCGGCATTGCAGAGGTCGATGGGGCTCAAGATTGAGCAGTTGAAGGCAGAGCTTCAACAGCTCAACGATTAA